One window from the genome of Pseudomonas fluorescens encodes:
- the serB gene encoding phosphoserine phosphatase SerB codes for MREIVLINITGSDRPGLTAAITGVLAQGGVNILDIGQAVIHDTLSFGILVEIPDAEQSKSVLKDILFTAYKLDQQVRFTPVSEEDYQHWVAGQGKKRHIVTLLTRKVTAEQLQRVSSITAQYGLNIDHIDRLSGRMPLDTPADKGKGCIEFSVRGEPADPQALRAEFLSVAQELNVDIAFQEDSLFRRNRRLAVFDMDSTLIEAEVIDELAKAAGVGDKVSAITERAMAGELDFRASFKERLALLKGLDVSVLDSIGASLRLTEGAETLFAELKRLGYKTAILSGGFTYFAKQLQAKLGIDYVFANELEVVDGKVTGVAVEPIVDAQRKADLLRELAAKEGLRLEQTIAVGDGANDLPMLAIAGLGVAFRAKPLVKQSARQAISTLGLDGVLYLLGFRDRDGQL; via the coding sequence TTGCGCGAAATCGTCCTGATAAACATCACTGGCAGCGACCGTCCGGGTCTGACTGCGGCCATTACCGGCGTTCTGGCCCAGGGTGGTGTGAACATTCTCGACATCGGTCAGGCGGTGATCCATGACACGCTGTCGTTCGGCATCCTGGTTGAAATCCCGGACGCCGAACAAAGCAAGTCCGTGCTCAAGGACATCCTGTTCACCGCCTACAAGCTCGACCAGCAGGTGCGTTTCACCCCGGTGTCCGAGGAGGATTACCAGCATTGGGTGGCCGGCCAGGGCAAGAAGCGCCATATCGTGACCCTGTTGACCCGTAAGGTCACCGCCGAGCAATTGCAGCGCGTCAGTTCGATCACCGCCCAGTATGGCCTGAACATCGACCACATCGACCGCCTGTCCGGGCGCATGCCGCTGGACACCCCGGCCGACAAGGGCAAGGGCTGCATCGAGTTTTCGGTGCGCGGCGAGCCGGCCGATCCCCAGGCGTTGCGTGCCGAGTTCCTCAGCGTGGCCCAGGAACTGAACGTCGACATCGCCTTCCAGGAAGATTCGCTGTTCCGCCGCAACCGCCGCCTGGCGGTGTTCGACATGGACTCGACGCTGATCGAGGCCGAGGTCATCGACGAATTGGCCAAGGCGGCCGGCGTGGGCGACAAGGTCTCGGCCATCACCGAGCGAGCCATGGCCGGCGAGCTGGATTTCCGTGCCAGCTTCAAGGAGCGCCTGGCCTTGCTTAAAGGTCTGGATGTCAGCGTGCTGGATTCCATTGGCGCTTCCCTGCGCCTGACCGAAGGCGCCGAAACCCTGTTCGCCGAACTCAAGCGCCTGGGCTACAAGACCGCCATCCTGTCCGGCGGCTTCACCTACTTCGCCAAGCAGTTGCAGGCCAAGCTCGGTATCGACTATGTATTCGCCAACGAGCTGGAAGTGGTGGACGGCAAGGTGACCGGCGTGGCCGTCGAGCCGATCGTCGATGCCCAGCGCAAGGCGGACCTGCTGCGTGAACTGGCTGCAAAAGAAGGCCTGCGCCTGGAGCAGACCATCGCCGTGGGCGACGGTGCCAACGACCTGCCGATGCTGGCAATCGCGGGCCTGGGCGTGGCATTCCGCGCCAAGCCGCTGGTCAAGCAGTC
- the parC gene encoding DNA topoisomerase IV subunit A, which translates to MSDILADSLDGVERRSLADFTENAYLNYSMYVIMDRALPHIGDGLKPVQRRIIYAMSELGLDADSKHKKSARTVGDVLGKFHPHGDSACYEAMVLMAQPFSYRYTLVDGQGNWGAPDDPKSFAAMRYTEARLSRYSEVLLSELGQGTADWGPNFDGTLDEPLVLPARLPNILLNGTTGIAVGMATDVPPHNLREVATACVRLLDEPKATVEQLCEHIQGPDYPTEAEIITPRADLLKIYETGRGSVRMRAVYHIEDGDIIVTALPHQVSGAKVLEQIAAMMQAKPSKAPQVADLRDESDHENPCRIVIIPVNSRVDHDALMQHLFASTDLESSYRVNINIIGLDGKPQLKNLRALLVEWLEFRVKTVRRRLQFRLDKVERRLHLLDGLLIAYLNLDEVIHIIRTEEHPKASLIARFDLSEIQADYILDTRLRQLARLEEMKLRAEQDELLKEQAKLQALLGSEAKLKKLVRTELLKDAETYGDDRRSPIVERAEAKALTEHDLLPNEKVTVVLSEKGWVRSAKGHDIDATGLSYKAGDGFKALAAGRSNQFAVFVDSTGRSYSVPAHTLPSARGQGEPLTGRLTPPPGATFECVLMPDDDGLYVIASDAGYGFVVKGEDLQAKNKAGKALLSLPNNAKVIAPRPVADRESNWLASVTTEGRLLVFKISDLPQLGKGKGNKIIGISGERVASREEYVTDIAVLPEGATLVLQAGKRTLSLKADDLEHYKGERGRRGNKLPRGFQRVDALLVENLN; encoded by the coding sequence ATGAGCGACATTCTTGCAGACAGCTTAGACGGCGTAGAACGCCGATCGCTGGCTGACTTCACCGAAAATGCCTACCTCAATTACTCCATGTACGTGATCATGGACCGTGCCTTGCCGCACATCGGCGACGGTTTGAAGCCGGTTCAACGGCGGATCATCTATGCCATGAGTGAGCTGGGGCTGGATGCGGATTCCAAGCACAAGAAATCGGCGCGTACCGTCGGTGACGTGCTCGGCAAGTTCCACCCCCACGGCGACTCGGCCTGCTATGAAGCCATGGTGCTGATGGCCCAGCCGTTCAGCTATCGCTACACGTTGGTGGACGGCCAGGGTAACTGGGGTGCGCCGGACGATCCCAAGTCCTTCGCGGCCATGCGTTACACCGAGGCGCGGCTGTCGCGCTATTCCGAGGTGCTGCTCAGCGAACTGGGCCAGGGCACCGCGGACTGGGGGCCGAACTTCGACGGCACCCTCGACGAACCCCTGGTTCTGCCAGCACGTTTGCCGAATATCCTTCTCAATGGCACCACCGGCATCGCCGTGGGCATGGCCACCGACGTGCCGCCCCACAACCTGCGGGAAGTGGCCACGGCGTGCGTGCGTCTGCTGGACGAGCCGAAAGCCACGGTGGAACAGCTCTGCGAGCACATCCAGGGGCCGGACTATCCGACCGAAGCCGAAATCATCACTCCGCGCGCCGACCTGCTGAAAATCTACGAGACCGGTCGCGGTTCGGTGCGCATGCGCGCCGTGTACCACATCGAAGACGGCGACATCATTGTCACGGCGCTGCCGCATCAGGTCTCCGGGGCCAAGGTCCTGGAACAGATTGCCGCGATGATGCAGGCAAAACCGTCGAAAGCTCCGCAAGTGGCGGACCTGCGCGACGAGTCTGACCACGAAAACCCCTGCCGCATCGTGATCATCCCGGTCAACAGCCGGGTCGATCACGACGCGCTGATGCAGCACCTGTTCGCCAGCACCGATCTGGAGTCCAGCTACCGGGTCAACATCAACATCATCGGCCTGGACGGCAAGCCGCAACTGAAAAACCTGCGGGCATTGCTGGTGGAATGGCTGGAGTTCCGGGTCAAGACCGTGCGCCGGCGCCTGCAGTTCCGCCTGGACAAGGTCGAGCGCCGCCTGCACCTGTTGGACGGTTTGCTGATTGCCTACCTCAACCTGGATGAAGTGATCCACATCATCCGCACCGAGGAGCACCCCAAGGCCAGCCTGATCGCCCGCTTTGACCTGAGCGAAATCCAGGCCGACTACATCCTCGACACCCGCCTGCGGCAGTTGGCGCGCTTGGAAGAAATGAAGCTGCGCGCCGAGCAGGATGAATTGCTCAAGGAGCAGGCCAAGCTGCAAGCCCTGCTGGGCAGCGAAGCCAAGCTCAAGAAGCTGGTACGCACCGAGCTGCTCAAGGACGCCGAAACCTATGGCGACGACCGTCGCTCGCCGATCGTCGAACGTGCCGAAGCCAAGGCCCTGACTGAGCACGATCTGCTGCCGAACGAGAAAGTCACCGTCGTGCTGTCGGAAAAAGGTTGGGTACGTTCCGCCAAGGGTCATGATATTGACGCGACGGGGCTTTCCTACAAGGCCGGGGACGGCTTCAAGGCCTTGGCGGCCGGGCGTTCCAACCAATTCGCGGTGTTCGTCGACTCCACTGGGCGCAGTTACTCCGTGCCGGCGCATACCTTGCCATCGGCTCGCGGCCAGGGTGAACCGCTGACCGGTCGTTTAACGCCACCGCCGGGTGCAACTTTTGAATGCGTGCTGATGCCTGATGATGATGGGCTGTACGTCATTGCATCGGACGCGGGTTACGGGTTCGTGGTCAAGGGTGAGGACCTGCAAGCCAAGAACAAGGCGGGCAAGGCGCTGTTGAGCCTGCCGAACAACGCCAAGGTGATTGCGCCGCGCCCGGTGGCCGATCGGGAGAGCAACTGGCTGGCGTCGGTGACCACCGAAGGCCGGTTGCTGGTGTTCAAGATCAGCGACCTGCCACAGCTGGGTAAAGGCAAGGGCAACAAGATTATCGGTATTTCCGGCGAACGGGTCGCCAGCCGTGAGGAATATGTCACGGATATTGCAGTGTTGCCGGAAGGCGCCACGCTTGTGCTACAGGCAGGAAAGCGTACGCTTTCGTTGAAGGCGGACGATCTTGAGCACTACAAGGGTGAACGTGGTCGGCGGGGCAACAAGCTTCCGAGGGGCTTTCAGCGGGTCGATGCGCTGCTCGTCGAAAACCTCAATTAG
- a CDS encoding AhpA/YtjB family protein yields the protein MNRPTPVKTDNFFLLIFRALRHRRVPIALRIASHNVILVALALVIYACVMGLQFKQAMHEQADALGESLTTQTATSATELLVSNDILSLNVLLNNLTKNKLVAHAAIYSVDNRILAEAGQRPKPGLLGESGGMYQSKITFQDVTAGQLRISLDMDQFQQPMTISLQSMGILSAILLALALALSLRLGRHISTPLLQLRVWLRDIDEHTPATQRQDEIGDLARQLHASFAPEPEPLPEPEDLDYADDDDAEPGFEVRNLRDPGFDESQPMPTSKPAPRHVVRAVEDEEDDEAFADLRDESVNGAPQPVAKPVASNLPQHSAVLAVQLGAQDQLRRLPQARLKELLERYRDCLDQAASLYQGELHTLNDGSTLMLFHTEDSGDDYLTNAICCGELLRALGHQLQIEVADSGITLQLQLGLTLGDGLFGLSQIDLLLTETAQDALALSQHSRNLLLVERKINDDALIRQRARIRPIASPEGACCVERLMEPYPSMLERQLARMHERQA from the coding sequence GTGAACCGGCCCACGCCAGTCAAAACCGACAACTTCTTCCTGCTGATCTTCCGTGCGCTGCGTCACCGTCGTGTGCCGATCGCATTGCGCATTGCCAGCCATAACGTCATCCTGGTCGCCCTGGCCCTGGTCATCTATGCCTGCGTGATGGGTTTGCAGTTCAAGCAGGCCATGCACGAGCAGGCCGATGCCCTGGGTGAAAGCCTGACCACCCAGACCGCCACGTCCGCCACCGAGCTGCTGGTGTCCAACGACATCCTCAGCCTCAATGTGCTGCTCAACAACCTGACCAAGAACAAGCTGGTGGCCCATGCCGCCATCTACAGCGTGGACAACCGCATCCTCGCCGAGGCCGGCCAGCGGCCCAAGCCTGGCCTGCTGGGCGAGTCCGGCGGCATGTACCAGAGCAAGATCACCTTCCAGGACGTGACCGCCGGGCAACTGCGCATCAGCCTGGACATGGACCAGTTCCAGCAACCGATGACCATCAGCCTGCAAAGCATGGGCATCCTCAGCGCGATCCTGCTGGCCCTGGCATTGGCCCTGAGCCTGCGCCTGGGGCGGCACATCTCCACGCCGCTGCTGCAATTGCGCGTCTGGCTGCGGGACATCGACGAACACACGCCGGCCACCCAGCGCCAGGACGAGATCGGCGACCTGGCCCGGCAACTGCACGCCAGCTTCGCCCCGGAACCCGAGCCCCTGCCGGAACCTGAAGACCTCGACTACGCGGACGACGACGATGCCGAGCCAGGCTTCGAAGTGCGTAACCTGCGCGACCCGGGCTTCGACGAAAGCCAGCCGATGCCAACCTCCAAACCGGCGCCACGCCATGTGGTGCGGGCGGTAGAGGACGAGGAAGACGACGAAGCCTTCGCCGACCTGCGTGACGAGTCGGTCAATGGGGCACCTCAACCGGTCGCCAAGCCTGTGGCCTCGAACCTGCCCCAGCACAGCGCCGTACTGGCCGTGCAACTGGGCGCCCAGGATCAACTGCGTCGCCTGCCCCAGGCGCGCTTGAAAGAGCTGCTCGAACGCTACCGCGACTGCCTCGACCAGGCCGCATCGCTCTACCAGGGTGAATTGCACACCTTGAACGACGGCAGCACGCTGATGCTGTTCCACACCGAAGACAGCGGCGACGACTACCTGACCAATGCCATTTGCTGCGGTGAGTTGCTCCGCGCCTTGGGTCACCAGTTGCAGATCGAAGTCGCCGACAGCGGCATCACCCTGCAACTGCAATTGGGCCTGACCTTGGGCGATGGCTTGTTCGGTTTGAGCCAGATCGACCTGCTGCTGACCGAAACCGCCCAGGACGCCCTGGCGCTGTCGCAACACAGCCGCAACCTGCTGCTGGTGGAGCGCAAGATCAACGACGACGCCCTGATCCGCCAGCGCGCGCGCATCCGCCCCATCGCCAGCCCCGAAGGCGCGTGTTGCGTGGAGCGCTTGATGGAGCCTTATCCGTCGATGCTGGAGCGGCAATTGGCGCGGATGCATGAGCGCCAGGCCTGA
- a CDS encoding YqiA/YcfP family alpha/beta fold hydrolase, which translates to MSGSILYIHGFNSAPASTKATQLIDVMAQLGLSDHLQVPALHHYPRQAIGQLEQAIAQLGRPLLVGSSLGGYYATHLAERHGLKALLVNPAVSPHRMFDGYLGTQKNLYTDETWELTHDHVTALAELEVPAPRDPQRYQVWLQTGDETLDYRHAQQYYRACALRIQAGGDHSFQGFAQQLPALLSFAGIGADLYQAIDFTSL; encoded by the coding sequence ATGTCGGGTTCTATTCTTTATATCCACGGCTTCAACAGCGCCCCAGCGTCGACCAAGGCCACTCAGTTGATCGACGTAATGGCGCAATTGGGCCTGAGCGACCACCTACAAGTCCCAGCCCTGCACCACTACCCCCGCCAAGCCATCGGTCAGCTGGAACAGGCGATTGCACAACTGGGGCGGCCGCTGCTGGTCGGCAGCTCGCTCGGCGGCTACTATGCGACTCACTTGGCCGAGCGCCACGGCCTCAAGGCCCTGTTGGTCAACCCGGCCGTCAGCCCGCATCGGATGTTCGACGGTTACCTGGGCACACAGAAGAATTTGTACACCGACGAAACCTGGGAATTGACCCACGACCACGTGACGGCCCTGGCCGAGCTGGAAGTGCCGGCGCCCCGGGATCCGCAGCGGTATCAGGTATGGTTGCAAACCGGTGACGAAACGCTGGATTATCGCCACGCCCAGCAGTATTACCGCGCCTGTGCCTTGCGCATCCAGGCCGGCGGCGACCACAGTTTCCAAGGGTTTGCCCAGCAGTTGCCGGCGCTGTTGAGTTTTGCCGGCATTGGCGCCGATTTGTACCAGGCGATCGACTTCACCTCGTTGTGA
- a CDS encoding esterase-like activity of phytase family protein encodes MRNGFALALWLWAGLVVAGPAPELKLLSEHAVDGMRGGNLSGLALCGGEMWTVSDRDDDRIYRLAPSEAAVWQAEEVEIEVPKVPDSGLPWGLSSRTWAASFLCGGELDFEGISCDSAGNRYVVSESHAAVLQVPPSGPASWLKIAPTLIRQARASGMLLHFNALFEGLAINPAGDQLWLAAERERRGLLLIKRQQTVWDCDGNCVLLSEAGLEMQPAQFPKAKAVSRDFADLSLFNGKLFTLERNAYQVCRRDPQTAQVERCWSFAAEALQDNRRYPQAYGLAEALVVDAEGAWIGLDNNDGKRADGEQRPIVWRFAAPEGGWSASP; translated from the coding sequence ATGCGCAACGGGTTCGCCCTGGCGTTGTGGCTGTGGGCGGGGTTGGTAGTCGCAGGACCTGCGCCGGAACTGAAGCTGCTGTCCGAGCACGCCGTCGATGGCATGCGCGGTGGCAACCTGTCCGGGCTGGCGCTGTGCGGCGGCGAGATGTGGACGGTGTCCGATCGCGACGATGACCGGATCTATCGCCTCGCACCCTCCGAGGCGGCGGTCTGGCAGGCCGAGGAGGTTGAAATCGAGGTGCCGAAGGTGCCGGACAGCGGTTTGCCCTGGGGCTTGAGCTCGCGGACCTGGGCGGCGTCGTTCCTGTGCGGTGGCGAGCTGGATTTCGAAGGCATCAGCTGTGACAGCGCCGGCAACCGTTATGTAGTCAGTGAGTCCCATGCCGCGGTGTTGCAGGTGCCACCGTCGGGGCCCGCGTCCTGGCTGAAAATTGCCCCCACCCTGATCCGCCAGGCCCGCGCCAGCGGTATGTTGCTGCATTTCAATGCGTTGTTCGAAGGCTTGGCGATCAACCCGGCCGGTGACCAGCTGTGGTTGGCGGCCGAGCGCGAACGTCGCGGCCTGTTGCTGATCAAGCGTCAGCAGACGGTGTGGGACTGCGATGGCAATTGCGTGTTGCTGAGCGAAGCGGGGCTGGAGATGCAGCCGGCGCAGTTCCCCAAGGCCAAGGCGGTTTCGCGGGATTTCGCGGACCTGTCATTGTTCAATGGCAAGCTGTTTACCCTGGAACGCAACGCCTATCAGGTCTGCCGGCGCGACCCGCAGACCGCCCAGGTCGAGCGTTGCTGGTCGTTCGCCGCCGAGGCGTTGCAGGATAATCGCCGTTATCCCCAGGCCTACGGGCTGGCCGAAGCGCTGGTGGTGGATGCCGAGGGGGCCTGGATCGGCCTGGACAACAACGATGGCAAGCGGGCCGATGGTGAGCAGCGGCCAATCGTCTGGCGCTTCGCTGCGCCTGAGGGTGGCTGGAGTGCCTCGCCGTGA
- a CDS encoding retropepsin-like aspartic protease family protein, producing the protein MSQPLPGKRAGRVLMILAWCAALFLATRFFAQWEQRQQNPNTQVYSQKGEGFIEVKLVGNQQGHFVASGQINGQPVDFMLDTGATDVAIPMELAERLKLEKGFGVTLSTANGVSEGYRTRVDRLQLGDIVLRDVRALVAPGLGGTQVLLGMSALNKLEFTQRDGTMLLRQTTN; encoded by the coding sequence GTGAGCCAGCCGTTGCCGGGCAAGCGCGCCGGTCGGGTGTTGATGATCCTGGCCTGGTGCGCCGCGCTGTTTCTGGCGACGCGGTTTTTTGCCCAATGGGAGCAGCGCCAGCAAAACCCCAATACCCAGGTGTACTCGCAAAAAGGTGAAGGTTTTATCGAGGTGAAGTTGGTCGGCAATCAACAGGGGCATTTCGTCGCCAGCGGCCAGATCAACGGCCAGCCGGTGGACTTCATGCTCGACACCGGTGCCACTGACGTGGCGATTCCGATGGAGCTGGCCGAGCGCCTCAAGCTGGAAAAAGGATTCGGCGTGACCTTGAGTACCGCCAACGGTGTGAGCGAGGGCTACCGTACCCGCGTCGACCGGCTGCAATTGGGTGACATCGTCTTGCGCGATGTCCGTGCCCTGGTGGCGCCCGGCCTGGGTGGCACGCAAGTGCTGCTGGGCATGAGTGCCCTGAACAAACTTGAATTTACCCAGCGCGACGGCACCATGCTGCTGCGCCAGACAACGAACTGA
- a CDS encoding PqiC family protein has protein sequence MTALRLPILWLAGLLGLAGCSMNQPVSLYQLDSGTPAQPAQSTGMAVLLGPVLIADYLQRETLLQRQPDGSLQAATDGRWAGSLSSDIDQLLLRQVAGHLDSQRVVLAPATQGFTPDVQVLLSITRLDSGKAQPAVLDAQWRLIDRRGKVRENRIVHLQEQHAGTTAAQVQAQGVLLQRLAEQLSVSLKPLANQPPVAEVPRKAAPAPAKPVEKEKDKIPMALPIRTDMEVFRF, from the coding sequence ATGACTGCTCTGCGCCTCCCTATTTTGTGGCTCGCCGGCCTGCTTGGCCTGGCGGGCTGCAGCATGAACCAGCCGGTGTCGCTGTACCAACTGGACAGCGGAACCCCGGCCCAGCCTGCGCAAAGCACAGGCATGGCCGTATTGCTCGGCCCGGTTCTGATCGCTGACTACCTGCAGCGTGAAACCTTGTTGCAACGCCAACCGGACGGCAGCCTGCAAGCCGCCACTGACGGTCGTTGGGCCGGCAGCCTGTCCTCCGACATCGATCAGTTGCTGTTGCGCCAGGTCGCCGGGCACCTGGACAGCCAGCGCGTGGTGCTGGCACCGGCGACCCAGGGGTTCACCCCGGATGTGCAGGTACTGCTGTCGATTACCCGCCTGGACTCGGGTAAAGCCCAGCCGGCAGTGCTCGATGCCCAATGGCGGTTGATTGACCGTCGTGGCAAGGTGCGTGAGAACCGCATCGTTCATCTGCAAGAGCAACATGCCGGCACCACGGCGGCACAGGTCCAGGCCCAGGGCGTGCTCCTGCAACGCCTGGCCGAACAGTTGTCGGTGTCGCTCAAGCCCCTGGCCAACCAGCCGCCTGTCGCCGAAGTGCCCCGCAAGGCCGCGCCTGCCCCGGCCAAACCGGTCGAGAAGGAAAAGGACAAGATTCCCATGGCCTTGCCGATTCGTACGGACATGGAAGTGTTCAGGTTCTGA
- the parE gene encoding DNA topoisomerase IV subunit B produces MATPSASSYNADAIEVLSGLDPVRKRPGMYTDTSRPNHLAQEVIDNSVDEALAGHAKSVQVILHADHSLEVSDDGRGMPVDIHPEEGVSGVELILTKLHAGGKFSNKNYQFSGGLHGVGISVVNALSTQVRVRVKRDGNEYQMTFADGYKATELEVVGTVGKRNTGTSVYFAPDPKYFDSPKFSVSRLKHVLKAKAVLCPGLLVSFEDKATGEKVEWHYEDGLRSYLVDAVSGFERLPDEPFCGSLAGNKEAVDWALLWLPEGGESVQESYVNLIPTAQGGTHVNGLRQGLLDAMREFCEFRNLLPRGVKLAPEDVWERIAFVLSMKMQEPQFSGQTKERLSSREAAAFVSGVVKDAFSLWLNANPETGLALAELAINNAGRRLKASKKVERKRITQGPALPGKLADCAGQDPMRSELFLVEGDSAGGSAKQARDKEFQAILPLRGKILNTWEVDGSEVLASQEVHNIAVAIGVDPGAEDMSQLRYGKICILADADSDGLHIATLLCALFVQHFRPLVDAGHVYVAMPPLYRIDLGKEIYYALDEAERDGILDRLVAEKKRGKPQVTRFKGLGEMNPPQLRETTMDPNTRRLVQLTLDDFEATSEMMDMLLAKKRAGDRKSWLESKGDLAEVLA; encoded by the coding sequence ATGGCCACTCCCAGCGCTAGCTCTTATAACGCAGACGCCATCGAAGTCCTCTCGGGCCTCGACCCGGTGCGCAAGCGCCCCGGCATGTACACCGACACCAGTCGGCCGAACCACCTCGCCCAGGAAGTCATCGACAACAGTGTCGACGAAGCCTTGGCCGGGCATGCGAAGTCGGTGCAGGTCATCCTGCACGCCGATCACTCGCTGGAAGTCAGCGATGACGGCCGCGGCATGCCGGTGGACATACACCCTGAAGAGGGTGTGTCGGGCGTCGAGCTGATCCTCACCAAGCTCCACGCCGGTGGCAAGTTTTCCAACAAGAACTACCAGTTCTCCGGCGGTTTGCACGGGGTGGGTATTTCCGTGGTCAACGCCTTGTCGACCCAGGTGCGGGTGCGGGTCAAGCGTGACGGCAACGAATACCAGATGACTTTCGCCGATGGCTACAAGGCCACCGAGCTGGAAGTGGTGGGCACGGTCGGCAAGCGCAACACCGGGACCAGCGTGTATTTCGCCCCGGACCCGAAGTATTTCGATTCACCGAAGTTTTCCGTCAGCCGCCTCAAGCACGTGCTCAAGGCCAAGGCCGTGTTGTGCCCGGGGCTGCTGGTCAGTTTCGAGGACAAGGCCACCGGCGAGAAAGTCGAATGGCATTACGAAGACGGTCTGCGCTCTTACCTGGTGGACGCGGTCAGCGGTTTCGAACGCCTGCCCGACGAGCCGTTCTGCGGCAGCCTGGCCGGCAATAAGGAAGCGGTGGACTGGGCGCTGTTGTGGCTGCCCGAAGGTGGCGAAAGCGTTCAGGAAAGCTACGTCAACCTGATTCCTACGGCCCAGGGCGGCACCCATGTCAACGGCTTGCGCCAGGGCCTGCTCGATGCCATGCGCGAGTTCTGCGAGTTCCGTAACCTGCTGCCCCGTGGCGTGAAGCTGGCGCCGGAAGACGTCTGGGAACGCATCGCCTTTGTGCTGTCGATGAAGATGCAGGAACCGCAATTCTCCGGCCAGACCAAGGAACGCCTGTCGTCCCGTGAGGCGGCGGCGTTTGTTTCCGGTGTGGTCAAGGACGCGTTCAGCCTGTGGCTCAACGCCAACCCGGAAACCGGCCTGGCCCTGGCGGAGCTGGCGATCAACAACGCCGGCCGTCGTCTCAAGGCCAGCAAGAAGGTCGAGCGCAAGCGCATCACCCAAGGGCCGGCCTTGCCGGGCAAGCTCGCCGATTGCGCCGGGCAGGACCCGATGCGTTCCGAGCTGTTCCTGGTGGAAGGTGACTCCGCCGGCGGCTCGGCCAAGCAGGCGCGGGACAAAGAGTTCCAGGCCATCCTGCCGCTGCGGGGCAAGATCCTCAACACCTGGGAAGTGGACGGCAGCGAAGTGCTGGCCAGCCAGGAAGTGCATAACATCGCCGTGGCCATCGGTGTCGACCCGGGCGCCGAGGACATGAGCCAGCTGCGCTACGGCAAGATCTGCATCCTCGCCGACGCCGACTCCGACGGCCTGCACATTGCCACATTGCTCTGCGCCTTGTTCGTCCAGCATTTCCGCCCGTTGGTGGATGCCGGTCACGTCTACGTGGCGATGCCCCCGTTGTACCGGATCGACTTGGGCAAGGAGATCTACTACGCCCTGGACGAAGCCGAGCGCGATGGCATCCTCGACCGTCTGGTGGCCGAGAAGAAACGCGGCAAGCCGCAGGTCACCCGATTCAAGGGCCTGGGCGAGATGAACCCGCCGCAGTTGCGCGAAACCACCATGGATCCGAACACTCGCCGCCTGGTGCAGTTGACCCTGGATGATTTCGAAGCGACCTCGGAAATGATGGACATGTTGCTGGCGAAGAAGCGCGCCGGCGACCGCAAGTCCTGGCTCGAATCCAAAGGGGACCTGGCCGAGGTGCTGGCCTGA
- a CDS encoding DUF6124 family protein: MFKATPNPPETDSQKHDEAAKRALDYYLDPKPQAKKTKPSSQLFFVAESADTETLLANLSETLASASAMLGDLTFDLEGSRRHFALGIQQMIELSELLANRALDIVDPR; the protein is encoded by the coding sequence ATGTTCAAAGCCACACCCAATCCCCCCGAAACCGATTCCCAAAAGCACGATGAAGCCGCCAAGCGCGCCCTCGATTATTATCTAGACCCCAAGCCTCAAGCCAAAAAGACAAAACCCTCAAGCCAGCTGTTCTTTGTCGCGGAGAGCGCAGACACCGAGACCCTCCTAGCCAACCTCAGCGAAACCCTGGCCTCCGCCAGCGCCATGCTTGGCGACCTAACCTTTGACCTGGAAGGCTCGCGTCGGCATTTCGCCCTGGGGATCCAGCAGATGATCGAGCTCAGTGAGCTATTGGCGAACCGGGCGTTGGACATCGTCGATCCGCGCTAA